The stretch of DNA GTTGATGCATCCCGGCGACGCGTTGTTCACGCCGGGCGAGCCCGTCGATGTGCTCGCTACGCCCGCCGCGGCGCCGTGGATGAAGATCTCGGAGGCCGTTGAGTATCTACGCGCCGTCGCGCCCGCCCGCGCCGTGCCGATCCACCAGGCGATCATCGAGCCGAACGCCCGCGGCATCTACTACGGGCGACTCTCCGAGATGACCGATACCGACTTCCAGGTGCTCTCGGAGGAAGACGGCACAGAGTTCTAAGCGGTTTCGCGCGCTGCGGCCCGTCCCGCCGCCCTGCCCGAGAACACACATCCACCGAGGAACGTGCCCTCCAGCGAGCGGTAGCCGTGCACGCCGCCTCCACCGAACCCGGCAGCCTCACCCGCCGCGTACAACCCGCCGAACACACTGCCGTCGGCCCGAAGTGCCCGCGAGTCCAGGTCGGTTTCCAAGCCGCCCAACGACTTACGGGTCAGGATGTGCAGCTTGACCGCGATCAGCGGCCCTGCTTTCGGATCGGTGAGCCGGTGCGGTGCGACGACGCGGGCGACCCGGTCGCCAAGGTAGTTGCGCGCCAGCCTGATCCAGGCGATCTGGGTGTCCTTCGTGAACCGGTTGGCAACCTCGCGGTCGCGGGCGGTGACCTCGGCCTCGACGGTAGTGTAGTCGAGCGGAACCACGTCGGGGACGGCGTTCATCGCGGACACCAAGTCCCGCAACGAGTTTGCGTTGACGAAGTCGACTCCCTTGTCGACGAACGCCTGCACCGGTGCCGGCGCGCCTCCCCGCCCCCTGGAGAGCACGTCACGCACGCTGCGGCCGGTGAGATCGGGGTTCTGCTCCTGCCCGGACAGTCCGAACTCCTTGCCGATGATGCGCGCGTTGAGGACGTACCAGGTGTAGTCCTGTCCGGTCTGCGAGATGTACTCCAGCGTGCCCAGCGTGTCGAAGCCGGGATACAACGGCGACGGCAGCCGCTTGCCATGGGCGTCCAGCCACAGCGAGGACGGCCCTGGAATGATTCGGATGCCGTGCAGCGGCCAGATCGGGTCGTAATTGGTGATGCCCTCGGTGTAATGCCACATCCGGTCGGCGTTGATGACGCGCGCCCCGGCGGTTTCGGTGATGCCGATCATCCGTCCGTCGACGTGTGCGGGCACACCACTCAACAATTGTTCGGGCACCCTGCCCATCCGCTTCGGCCAATTCTGCCGGACCAGGTCATGGTTTCCGCCGATGCCGCCGCTGGCGACGATCACCGCCTGCGCGCGGAACTCGAAGTCGCCGACCGTGTTTCGTGACGACGCCACGCCGCGCGCCGCGGTCGTCGGCTCCAGCACCGCGCCG from Mycobacterium sp. JS623 encodes:
- a CDS encoding FAD-binding dehydrogenase, translating into MADADVIVVGAGLAGLVAACELVERGRSVLIVDQENANNIGGQAFWSFGGLFFVDSPEQRRLGIRDSHELALQDWLGTAGFDRPEDHWPRQWAHAYVDFAAGEKRSWLRERGLQTFPLVGWAERGGYDARGHGNSVPRFHITWGTGPAIVDVFARRLLGNAKVRFAHRHRVDELIVENNAVTGVRGAVLEPTTAARGVASSRNTVGDFEFRAQAVIVASGGIGGNHDLVRQNWPKRMGRVPEQLLSGVPAHVDGRMIGITETAGARVINADRMWHYTEGITNYDPIWPLHGIRIIPGPSSLWLDAHGKRLPSPLYPGFDTLGTLEYISQTGQDYTWYVLNARIIGKEFGLSGQEQNPDLTGRSVRDVLSRGRGGAPAPVQAFVDKGVDFVNANSLRDLVSAMNAVPDVVPLDYTTVEAEVTARDREVANRFTKDTQIAWIRLARNYLGDRVARVVAPHRLTDPKAGPLIAVKLHILTRKSLGGLETDLDSRALRADGSVFGGLYAAGEAAGFGGGGVHGYRSLEGTFLGGCVFSGRAAGRAAARETA